A single region of the Sulfitobacter geojensis genome encodes:
- a CDS encoding YtoQ family protein, with amino-acid sequence MLKVYLSGEIHTDWREQIIDGAKGLDVTFDSPVTDHGASDDCGVAILGEEPDKFWHDRKGAQINAIRTRKGIADADVVVVRFGEQYKQWNAAFDAGYAAALGKSLIILHGPDHQHALKEVDAAALAVASEPAQVVQILRYVLTGGLPA; translated from the coding sequence ATGTTGAAAGTATATCTGTCGGGTGAAATTCACACGGACTGGCGTGAACAGATTATCGATGGGGCCAAAGGTCTGGATGTGACGTTTGACAGCCCCGTCACGGACCACGGGGCCAGCGATGATTGCGGTGTGGCGATACTGGGCGAAGAGCCGGACAAGTTCTGGCATGACCGCAAAGGCGCGCAGATCAATGCGATCCGCACGCGCAAGGGGATTGCGGATGCGGATGTTGTCGTGGTGCGCTTTGGCGAACAGTACAAACAGTGGAACGCCGCGTTTGATGCGGGATACGCGGCAGCCTTGGGCAAGTCGCTGATCATCCTGCACGGCCCCGATCATCAGCATGCGTTGAAAGAAGTCGATGCGGCGGCTTTGGCTGTGGCGTCCGAACCGGCGCAGGTTGTGCAGATCTTGCGCTATGTGCTGACGGGTGGCTTGCCCGCCTAA
- a CDS encoding class I SAM-dependent methyltransferase, which translates to MTQASKFWDKHAVKYAASPIKDKAAYEYTLERTRSYLKPADHALEIGSGTGSTALLLAGDVARFTGTDISPEMTRIAREKADVEGVENLQFQVRTAVQAAQDAAGMDVVMGFNIFHLTENLEGILKTISGNLKPGALLITKTPCLGEPSIGLMRFAFAAMIPVMRLVGMAPFVRRLSFQELEAMITSAGFQIIETGSHPKMSRYIVARRA; encoded by the coding sequence ATGACGCAAGCATCAAAATTTTGGGACAAGCACGCGGTGAAATACGCGGCGTCTCCCATCAAGGACAAAGCCGCCTATGAGTATACATTGGAGCGCACGCGCAGCTATTTGAAGCCTGCGGACCATGCGCTTGAGATTGGCAGCGGCACGGGATCAACCGCGCTGTTGTTGGCCGGTGATGTGGCGCGCTTTACCGGCACGGATATCTCGCCGGAAATGACGCGGATCGCACGGGAAAAAGCCGATGTCGAAGGGGTGGAAAACCTGCAGTTTCAGGTGCGTACGGCCGTGCAGGCGGCACAGGATGCGGCGGGCATGGATGTGGTGATGGGGTTCAACATCTTTCACCTGACCGAAAATTTGGAAGGAATCCTGAAAACGATCAGCGGCAATCTGAAACCCGGTGCCTTGTTGATCACCAAGACACCCTGTTTGGGTGAACCCTCTATCGGGCTGATGCGTTTTGCTTTCGCGGCGATGATCCCTGTCATGCGATTGGTGGGGATGGCCCCCTTTGTACGACGTTTGTCGTTTCAGGAGTTGGAGGCGATGATCACGAGCGCGGGTTTCCAGATTATCGAGACCGGTAGTCACCCGAAGATGAGCCGCTATATCGTTGCGCGGCGCGCATAG
- a CDS encoding LysR family transcriptional regulator has product MDLQQTDWNHLRAFLATAEQGSLSAAARALGLTQPTLSRQIAALETALDLMLFERNGRTLTLTDTGRELLRHARDMGGAATRLSLSASGQRSGLGGVVRITASDVTSVYDLPEIVREIRLRAPQITVEVVASNDIENLMERDADIAVRHVRPDQPNLVARLLRENSGYFYASTSYLEARGRPETLEDLKQHDWIALGPVPRMHGYMIGMGIPITPENFRLISENGVAAWEMCKAGLGISPMAAHVAAKAPQLEKILPEKLHVTYPIWLVTHREIHTSPRIRLVFDLLAERLS; this is encoded by the coding sequence ATGGATCTACAGCAAACCGACTGGAACCACCTGCGCGCTTTCCTTGCCACTGCCGAGCAGGGATCGCTTTCGGCGGCGGCGCGCGCCCTGGGTCTGACGCAGCCCACTCTCAGCCGCCAGATTGCAGCGCTTGAAACCGCGTTGGACCTGATGCTCTTTGAACGCAACGGCCGCACCCTGACGCTGACCGATACGGGCCGCGAATTGTTGCGCCATGCCCGCGACATGGGCGGCGCGGCGACCCGCCTGTCGCTGTCGGCCAGCGGTCAACGCTCCGGTCTGGGCGGGGTGGTGCGGATCACCGCAAGTGATGTCACCTCGGTCTATGATCTGCCCGAGATTGTGCGCGAGATCCGTTTGCGTGCGCCGCAAATCACGGTCGAGGTCGTTGCGTCCAATGACATCGAAAACCTGATGGAGCGTGACGCAGATATCGCCGTGCGCCATGTCAGACCGGACCAGCCCAATCTTGTTGCACGGCTATTGCGCGAAAACAGCGGCTATTTCTACGCGTCGACCTCTTATCTTGAGGCGCGCGGCAGGCCGGAAACACTTGAGGATCTGAAACAACACGACTGGATCGCCTTGGGGCCGGTTCCGCGCATGCACGGGTACATGATCGGCATGGGCATACCGATTACGCCGGAGAATTTTCGCCTCATCTCCGAAAACGGCGTTGCCGCATGGGAGATGTGCAAGGCCGGTCTTGGCATCAGCCCGATGGCCGCCCACGTAGCAGCAAAGGCGCCCCAGCTCGAAAAAATCCTACCCGAGAAACTACACGTGACCTACCCTATATGGCTGGTCACGCACCGCGAAATTCACACCAGCCCGCGCATCAGGCTGGTGTTTGATCTGCTTGCCGAACGGCTGAGCTGA
- the pheS gene encoding phenylalanine--tRNA ligase subunit alpha, with the protein MDDLKQKYLKLVADAADESALEDIRLAAVGKKGEVALKMRELGKMTPEERQTVGPALNALKDEINSALAAKKAALGDAALDERLRSEWLDVTLPVRAQRVGSIHPVSQVTEELTAIFAEMGFSVAEGPRIDTDWYNFDALNIPGHHPARAEMDTFYMARAEGDDRPPHVLRTHTSPVQIRTMEAEGAPLRIICPGGVYRADYDQTHTPMFHQVEGLAIDKDISMANLKWVLEEFFSAFFEIDGIKTRFRASHFPFTEPSAEVDIQCSWVDGQLRIGEGDGWMEVLGSGMVHPKVLQAGGIDPEVWQGFAFGMGIDRIAMLKYGIPDLRAFFDSDLRWLRHYGFASLDQPNLHGGLSR; encoded by the coding sequence ATGGACGATCTCAAGCAAAAATACCTGAAGCTGGTTGCAGATGCCGCCGATGAATCGGCGTTGGAAGATATCCGGCTGGCTGCCGTTGGCAAAAAGGGCGAAGTCGCGTTGAAAATGCGCGAACTGGGCAAGATGACGCCGGAAGAGCGCCAGACGGTCGGCCCCGCGTTGAATGCGCTGAAAGATGAAATCAACTCGGCCTTGGCCGCGAAAAAGGCGGCATTGGGCGATGCGGCGCTGGACGAGCGTCTGCGGTCCGAATGGCTGGACGTGACTTTGCCAGTCCGCGCACAACGGGTGGGTTCGATCCATCCGGTGTCACAAGTGACAGAGGAACTGACTGCGATTTTCGCCGAGATGGGGTTTTCCGTCGCCGAAGGGCCGCGCATCGACACGGATTGGTATAACTTTGACGCGCTGAATATTCCCGGCCACCACCCTGCACGGGCCGAGATGGACACGTTTTACATGGCGCGTGCGGAAGGCGACGATCGCCCGCCGCATGTTTTGCGCACCCATACATCGCCCGTACAAATCCGCACGATGGAGGCCGAAGGCGCGCCGCTGCGCATCATCTGTCCGGGCGGTGTGTACCGCGCCGATTACGACCAGACGCACACGCCGATGTTCCATCAGGTCGAAGGGCTGGCGATTGATAAAGACATCTCGATGGCGAACCTGAAATGGGTGCTGGAAGAGTTTTTCAGTGCGTTTTTCGAGATCGACGGCATTAAAACACGCTTTCGCGCCTCGCACTTCCCGTTCACGGAACCCTCGGCCGAGGTGGATATCCAGTGTTCATGGGTCGACGGCCAGTTGCGGATTGGCGAGGGCGACGGCTGGATGGAAGTGCTGGGCTCCGGCATGGTGCATCCGAAAGTGTTGCAGGCGGGCGGGATTGATCCTGAGGTCTGGCAGGGCTTTGCCTTTGGTATGGGGATCGACCGGATTGCGATGCTGAAATACGGGATACCGGATTTGCGGGCGTTCTTTGATTCAGATCTGCGCTGGTTGCGGCACTATGGCTTCGCGTCGTTGGATCAGCCGAATTTGCATGGTGGTTTGTCGCGGTAA
- a CDS encoding glutathione S-transferase N-terminal domain-containing protein — protein sequence MTDLTPFPITKKWPAQDPSALQLYSFPTPNGVKVSIALEEMSIPYEAHKVTLSDADVKSPEFLSLNPNNKIPAIVDPNGPDGTAVGLFESGAILIYLAEKSGKFIGATATEKAQTLQWLMFQMGGLGPMLGQLGFFYKFAGSEWEDKRPQDRYINEAKRLLGVLDRELAGKDWITGNYSIADMAIAPWLRALDFYEAKDVLGWDDHKNLVAYLDRFTARPAVQTGLVTPPRD from the coding sequence ATGACTGACCTTACCCCATTCCCGATTACCAAAAAGTGGCCTGCACAGGATCCGTCTGCCTTGCAGCTTTATTCGTTCCCGACGCCCAACGGGGTCAAGGTTTCCATCGCGCTTGAAGAAATGAGCATCCCTTACGAGGCGCACAAGGTGACGTTGTCGGATGCCGATGTGAAAAGCCCTGAATTCCTGTCCCTGAACCCCAACAACAAGATCCCCGCGATTGTCGATCCCAACGGGCCCGACGGCACGGCCGTGGGGTTGTTCGAATCCGGCGCAATCCTGATTTATCTGGCGGAAAAATCCGGCAAATTCATCGGTGCCACCGCGACCGAGAAAGCCCAGACCCTGCAATGGTTGATGTTTCAGATGGGCGGCCTTGGCCCGATGCTGGGACAGCTCGGGTTCTTTTACAAATTCGCCGGTTCGGAGTGGGAAGATAAACGCCCGCAAGACCGCTATATCAACGAGGCCAAGCGTCTGTTGGGCGTGCTTGACCGTGAACTCGCGGGCAAAGACTGGATCACGGGAAACTATTCCATTGCAGACATGGCGATTGCGCCCTGGCTGCGGGCACTGGATTTTTACGAAGCCAAGGACGTGCTGGGCTGGGACGATCACAAGAACCTTGTGGCCTACCTTGACCGCTTCACCGCGCGCCCTGCCGTTCAGACAGGGCTGGTTACACCGCCGCGCGATTAA
- a CDS encoding Hint domain-containing protein, with amino-acid sequence MPTYSFTGYSPDALVYDAANNSWSLRPDYDPNLHRVEFSITDDDAYLGGDNFNDETGNDANQTATVTDMNGNPVASGQVYDEEFYAISNPATGAIWIEKVEIAGQHVGYLVSAPLDPSLTYSQTTNMDAADDPPDSDTPQGNTASYSSFSDVPPCYAPGTMINTPDGPRAVETLRPGDLITTLDHGFQPIRWAHWGDHPLEEQDVDGKPVQIKAGALGCNLPANDLIVSPQHRILVGGAGQLQQVFASEAFAPAKCLTAVPGIRHMKGKTRITWFHFACERHEVVTANGCLSESLLLGPMVVTRLARAEQATLTDIFGPAPRPDAALNGPPARKCLTVGAVKRQIAKHLKEKGALLAEGIEKWDRDLAMEKYEAERLREARSSAHHRENAPRVA; translated from the coding sequence ATGCCCACTTACTCATTCACCGGCTATTCGCCAGATGCATTAGTTTACGATGCTGCTAACAACTCGTGGTCGCTTCGGCCGGACTATGATCCCAACCTGCATAGGGTCGAGTTTTCCATAACCGATGATGACGCCTATCTTGGCGGCGATAACTTCAATGACGAGACCGGTAACGACGCTAATCAGACCGCAACTGTCACGGACATGAACGGCAATCCCGTCGCAAGTGGCCAAGTTTATGACGAAGAGTTTTATGCCATTTCCAACCCTGCGACGGGGGCGATTTGGATCGAAAAAGTCGAAATCGCAGGCCAACATGTCGGATACCTAGTTAGCGCCCCTCTGGATCCAAGTCTGACGTATTCCCAGACAACCAATATGGATGCCGCAGACGATCCCCCGGACAGCGATACTCCTCAGGGGAATACGGCGTCCTACTCCTCATTTTCGGATGTTCCACCATGTTATGCACCCGGAACCATGATCAATACACCTGATGGTCCACGGGCGGTCGAAACGCTGAGGCCCGGAGATTTGATAACCACTCTTGATCACGGCTTCCAGCCGATCCGTTGGGCGCATTGGGGTGACCATCCGCTCGAAGAGCAGGACGTCGATGGCAAGCCGGTGCAAATCAAAGCCGGTGCCTTGGGCTGCAACCTGCCCGCCAACGACCTGATCGTATCGCCACAACACCGCATCCTTGTCGGTGGGGCAGGGCAATTGCAGCAGGTCTTCGCCAGTGAAGCGTTTGCGCCAGCAAAATGCCTAACGGCGGTGCCGGGTATCCGCCACATGAAAGGCAAAACCAGAATTACCTGGTTTCATTTTGCCTGTGAGCGACACGAGGTTGTCACGGCTAATGGATGCCTATCGGAATCCCTGCTGCTCGGCCCGATGGTCGTGACCCGGCTGGCACGCGCGGAGCAAGCGACCCTGACCGATATCTTCGGCCCCGCCCCGAGGCCTGACGCGGCCCTGAACGGTCCGCCTGCGCGGAAATGCCTGACAGTGGGCGCGGTCAAACGCCAGATTGCCAAGCATCTCAAAGAAAAAGGTGCGCTTTTGGCTGAGGGGATCGAGAAATGGGATCGCGATCTTGCGATGGAGAAATACGAAGCCGAGCGACTGCGCGAGGCGCGATCATCAGCCCACCACCGCGAAAATGCTCCGCGCGTCGCATAG
- the pheT gene encoding phenylalanine--tRNA ligase subunit beta: protein MKFTLSWLKDHLDTTATVDEICETLTDLGLEVEGVEDRGARLRDFTIGYVKSAEKHPDADRLNVCQVETDEGVMQIICGAPNARAGITVVVAKPGVYVPGIDTTIGVGKIRGVESFGMMASEREMELSEEHDGIIELPSGEVGQSFVDWLAEHDPAKVDPVIEIAITPNRPDALGVRGIARDLAARGLGTLKARDCEPVAGTFPCPVSVTIDEDTLEQCPVFYGRVIKGVKNGPSPAWLQDALRAIDLRPISFLVDVTNFFTYDRNRPLHVFDADKVAGNALRVHRAKGGETLMGLDEKEYTFAEGMTVISDANGVESIGGVMGGLATGCTEETTNVFLEAAYFDRVRTAYTGRALKINSDARYRFERGIDPEWTPHGIEHATRMIMDHAGGEASDVVVAGAIPDTSRAYKLDTDRVQSLVGMTIPAETQRATLTALGFTLEGDMAHVPSWRPDVQGSADLVEEVARIASLTKLEGVPLPRISAGVPRPILSPMQRREVAARRAAAALGYNECVTYSFIDQASAALFGGGTDETRLENPISADMSHMRPALLPGLLAAAARNQARGFADMALFEVGPAFHGGEPTEQHALVSGLLIGRTGPKDVHGASRAVDVYDVKADAEAVLAAMGAPARVQILRGTSNEWHPGRHGMICLGPKKVLGIYGEVHPKILAAMDVKGPAMAFTLWPEQVPLPRKSGATRPALKISDLQAVERDFAFVVDAQVEALTLVNAAMGADKALITDVRVFDEFIGGSLGEGKKSLAITVRLQPEGKTLKDADIEAVGAKVIEKVSKATGGVLRG from the coding sequence ATGAAATTCACGCTTTCCTGGTTGAAAGACCATCTGGATACCACGGCCACGGTCGATGAAATCTGCGAAACCCTGACCGATCTTGGCCTTGAGGTTGAGGGCGTCGAGGATCGCGGGGCGCGGCTGCGTGATTTTACCATCGGCTATGTCAAATCCGCCGAGAAACATCCCGATGCGGACCGGTTGAATGTCTGTCAGGTCGAGACCGACGAAGGCGTGATGCAGATCATTTGCGGTGCACCGAACGCGCGGGCGGGGATCACCGTGGTTGTCGCGAAACCTGGTGTTTACGTGCCGGGGATTGATACGACGATTGGCGTCGGCAAAATCCGCGGTGTCGAAAGTTTCGGCATGATGGCATCCGAGCGCGAGATGGAGCTGTCCGAAGAGCATGACGGCATCATCGAACTGCCCTCTGGCGAGGTCGGGCAGTCGTTTGTGGATTGGCTGGCCGAACATGATCCGGCCAAGGTCGATCCGGTGATCGAGATTGCGATTACGCCGAACCGCCCTGACGCTTTGGGCGTGCGCGGCATTGCGCGCGATCTGGCCGCGCGGGGCTTGGGCACGTTAAAGGCACGTGATTGCGAACCGGTTGCGGGCACATTCCCCTGTCCGGTCAGCGTTACGATCGACGAGGACACGCTTGAGCAATGTCCGGTGTTCTATGGTCGTGTGATCAAGGGCGTGAAAAACGGGCCGTCGCCGGCATGGTTGCAGGATGCGCTGCGGGCGATCGACTTGCGGCCGATTTCGTTTCTTGTCGATGTGACCAACTTCTTCACCTATGATCGCAACCGCCCCCTGCACGTGTTTGATGCGGATAAGGTGGCTGGCAATGCCCTGCGCGTGCACCGTGCTAAGGGTGGTGAAACCCTGATGGGGCTGGACGAGAAAGAATATACCTTTGCCGAAGGAATGACCGTGATTTCCGATGCCAATGGTGTTGAAAGCATCGGTGGTGTGATGGGCGGTCTGGCGACGGGCTGTACCGAAGAGACCACAAATGTGTTTCTTGAAGCGGCCTATTTCGATCGGGTGCGCACTGCGTACACGGGGCGTGCGCTCAAGATCAACTCGGATGCGCGTTATCGTTTTGAACGCGGGATTGACCCCGAGTGGACGCCGCATGGCATCGAACACGCAACGCGGATGATCATGGATCACGCGGGCGGTGAGGCTTCTGATGTGGTGGTTGCAGGGGCAATCCCCGATACCAGCCGCGCCTATAAACTGGATACGGATCGCGTGCAGTCGCTGGTCGGTATGACCATTCCGGCCGAGACGCAGCGCGCAACATTGACCGCGCTCGGTTTCACGCTTGAGGGCGACATGGCGCATGTGCCCAGCTGGCGTCCCGACGTACAGGGTTCTGCCGATCTGGTGGAAGAAGTGGCGCGGATCGCCTCCCTGACCAAGTTGGAAGGGGTGCCATTGCCACGGATCAGCGCGGGCGTGCCACGTCCGATCCTGTCCCCGATGCAACGGCGTGAAGTTGCGGCGCGGCGGGCGGCGGCGGCCTTGGGGTACAACGAATGTGTAACCTACAGCTTTATTGATCAGGCATCAGCCGCCCTGTTCGGCGGCGGCACGGATGAAACCCGTCTGGAAAACCCGATCAGCGCGGATATGAGCCATATGCGCCCGGCCTTGCTGCCCGGTTTGCTGGCGGCGGCGGCGCGCAATCAGGCGCGTGGATTTGCCGATATGGCCCTGTTCGAGGTCGGGCCCGCCTTTCACGGCGGTGAACCGACAGAACAGCACGCGTTGGTCAGCGGTTTGTTGATCGGGCGCACCGGTCCGAAAGACGTGCATGGGGCGTCGCGCGCTGTGGATGTCTATGACGTCAAAGCGGATGCGGAGGCGGTTCTGGCCGCGATGGGTGCGCCTGCACGGGTGCAAATCCTGCGCGGCACGTCCAACGAATGGCATCCGGGACGGCACGGCATGATCTGTCTGGGCCCGAAAAAGGTGCTGGGCATTTATGGCGAAGTGCACCCCAAAATTCTGGCCGCGATGGATGTGAAAGGCCCTGCGATGGCGTTCACCCTGTGGCCTGAACAGGTGCCGTTGCCGCGCAAGTCGGGTGCCACGCGTCCTGCGCTTAAAATCAGCGATTTGCAGGCGGTTGAACGTGACTTTGCCTTTGTTGTTGACGCGCAGGTCGAGGCGTTGACGCTGGTGAATGCGGCGATGGGGGCTGATAAGGCGCTGATCACCGATGTGCGGGTGTTTGACGAATTCATCGGCGGTAGTCTGGGTGAGGGCAAGAAATCACTGGCCATCACCGTGCGATTGCAGCCCGAGGGCAAGACGTTGAAAGACGCCGATATCGAAGCGGTCGGGGCGAAGGTCATCGAGAAAGTGTCAAAAGCGACTGGCGGTGTGCTGCGCGGTTAA
- a CDS encoding OmpA family protein → MPPAPRSRPANRPGTIRAVVGGVALMLLGVGAVTGLRVAVADAPPAVMQTDNTTPSDIALRAMASLIAPPAPDAFSIGDLPQEAPVLLSAGTTSGEDCVQNLDKFLSSAKVPFDENSAEITVDAVAFLEQVSDRIMGCDNAYVVVAGHADGSGDDAVNLALSWERADRALNTLLLLGVDPLAVEAMGFGARAPLSQGSNIDDGADRRVDFKVMRKP, encoded by the coding sequence GTGCCCCCAGCCCCACGCTCACGCCCCGCAAACCGCCCGGGGACAATCCGCGCAGTGGTCGGTGGTGTGGCATTGATGCTTTTGGGCGTCGGGGCAGTGACCGGTTTGCGCGTGGCCGTCGCCGACGCCCCGCCCGCTGTGATGCAGACCGACAACACAACCCCATCCGATATCGCGCTGCGGGCCATGGCATCATTGATCGCCCCGCCCGCGCCGGATGCCTTTTCAATCGGTGACCTTCCACAAGAAGCACCGGTTTTGCTTTCTGCGGGCACAACCTCGGGGGAGGACTGTGTTCAAAACCTCGACAAGTTTCTATCCTCGGCAAAAGTCCCCTTCGATGAAAACTCCGCAGAGATAACCGTCGATGCGGTGGCCTTTCTGGAACAGGTCAGCGACAGGATTATGGGGTGTGATAACGCCTATGTCGTCGTGGCCGGACATGCCGATGGCAGCGGCGACGACGCCGTAAACCTCGCGTTAAGCTGGGAACGCGCCGATCGCGCCTTGAACACGCTGTTGTTGCTGGGCGTTGATCCACTTGCTGTCGAGGCTATGGGTTTCGGCGCGCGCGCACCCTTGTCGCAAGGGTCCAATATCGATGACGGTGCCGACCGTCGCGTGGATTTCAAAGTGATGCGAAAACCCTAA
- a CDS encoding YrhK family protein, protein MKLFRHETRQASEESRRLYALFELFHTLADFGAATLFIVGSIMFFSEQWVTFGTWLFLVGSVLFALKPSLRLWCEIRLYRMHNYDELADRGQE, encoded by the coding sequence ATGAAACTTTTCAGACACGAGACGCGACAAGCGAGCGAAGAAAGCCGGCGGCTTTATGCGCTGTTTGAATTGTTCCATACGTTGGCGGATTTCGGGGCCGCGACCTTGTTTATTGTCGGGTCGATCATGTTCTTTTCAGAGCAATGGGTGACCTTTGGTACTTGGTTGTTTCTGGTCGGATCTGTGCTGTTTGCCCTCAAGCCGAGTTTGCGGCTGTGGTGTGAAATACGGCTGTACCGGATGCATAATTATGATGAGCTTGCTGACCGCGGGCAAGAATAG
- the mscL gene encoding large conductance mechanosensitive channel protein MscL, whose amino-acid sequence MIQEFKDFIAKGNVMDMAVGIIIGAAFTAIVTSLVGDLINPIIGLVMGGVDFTAMYVVLSGDVPAGTGLEAARETGSAIFAYGAFITAIINFLIIAFVVFMLVKMVNRVKAQAETPDEVAPEVETGPSELDVLLEIRDSLAKGK is encoded by the coding sequence ATGATTCAAGAATTCAAAGATTTCATCGCCAAGGGCAATGTCATGGACATGGCTGTTGGTATCATCATCGGTGCGGCGTTTACGGCCATCGTGACATCGCTTGTGGGCGATCTGATCAACCCGATTATCGGTCTGGTCATGGGCGGCGTTGATTTCACCGCGATGTATGTTGTGCTGTCGGGCGATGTGCCAGCGGGCACAGGACTGGAAGCCGCACGCGAAACCGGTTCGGCAATTTTCGCCTATGGTGCCTTCATCACAGCGATCATTAACTTCCTGATCATCGCGTTTGTAGTGTTCATGTTGGTCAAGATGGTGAACCGCGTCAAAGCACAGGCAGAAACACCTGACGAAGTGGCACCGGAAGTCGAAACCGGTCCTTCTGAATTGGACGTGCTGCTGGAAATCCGCGACTCTCTTGCCAAAGGCAAATAA
- the hemC gene encoding hydroxymethylbilane synthase: MIQNLPTPQNPLKIGTRGSPLALAQAHETRDRLARAFDLPINAFEIVVIKTTGDKVQDRPLKEIGGKGLFTREIEDDMLAGKIDIAVHSMKDMPTLQPEGLVLDTYLPREDVRDAFISPRVNRLEDLPQGAVVGTSSLRRKAQLKLRRPDLEVVEFRGNMQTRLRKLDEGVAEATFLAMAGLNRLSMDHVPKSPIEAETMLPAVAQGAIGIERRMDDVRMAAMLEAIHDVPTGQRLAAERAFLAALDGSCETPIAGLAVLLGGNIQLRGEVLRPDGSQALNAATECLIEDGAKAGREMAQDLLQQAGDGFFDWR, translated from the coding sequence CCCCGCAGAATCCTCTCAAGATTGGCACCCGTGGATCGCCGCTTGCCCTCGCGCAGGCCCATGAAACCCGCGACCGTCTGGCGCGCGCGTTTGATCTGCCGATCAATGCCTTCGAGATTGTTGTGATCAAGACCACCGGTGACAAGGTGCAGGACCGCCCGTTGAAAGAAATCGGCGGCAAGGGGTTGTTCACCCGCGAAATCGAAGATGACATGCTGGCCGGCAAGATCGACATTGCGGTGCATTCGATGAAGGACATGCCAACACTTCAGCCCGAGGGATTGGTGCTCGACACCTATCTACCGCGTGAAGATGTGCGCGACGCCTTTATCTCTCCACGCGTGAACCGGCTTGAGGATCTGCCGCAAGGGGCGGTGGTTGGCACGTCCAGTCTTCGCCGAAAGGCCCAGCTGAAACTGCGCCGTCCCGATTTGGAGGTTGTTGAGTTTCGCGGCAATATGCAGACGCGTCTGCGCAAACTGGATGAAGGCGTGGCCGAAGCGACCTTTCTGGCGATGGCCGGATTGAACCGCCTGTCGATGGATCATGTGCCGAAATCGCCAATCGAGGCTGAAACCATGTTGCCCGCTGTGGCGCAGGGGGCCATCGGGATCGAACGTCGTATGGACGATGTGCGCATGGCCGCGATGCTTGAGGCCATTCACGATGTGCCGACCGGTCAACGGCTGGCGGCCGAACGCGCGTTTCTTGCTGCGTTGGACGGGTCTTGCGAAACACCGATTGCCGGATTGGCGGTTCTGCTGGGCGGCAACATCCAGTTGCGCGGCGAAGTTTTGCGCCCCGATGGATCGCAAGCGTTAAATGCAGCGACCGAATGCCTGATCGAGGATGGGGCCAAAGCGGGCCGCGAGATGGCGCAGGACCTGTTGCAACAGGCAGGCGACGGATTCTTTGACTGGCGATAA
- a CDS encoding type 1 glutamine amidotransferase domain-containing protein yields MNILMVLTSHDALGDTGEKTGFWLEEFAAPYYVFKDAGATVTLASPKGGQPPLDPKSDSDDAQTDSTNRFKNDKETQDALAHTKVLSDVTIDGFDAVFYPGGHGPLWDLATDADSKRLIEAFAAADLPVAAVCHAPAVFKSTNGPDGKPLVSGKRVTGFTNTEEDGVGLTDVVPFLVEDMLKENGGHYEKGDDWASFVLTDGKLVTGQNPASSEAAAEALLKLLK; encoded by the coding sequence ATGAATATTTTGATGGTACTTACGTCACACGACGCACTCGGCGACACGGGTGAAAAGACGGGCTTCTGGCTCGAGGAGTTCGCAGCACCTTACTACGTCTTCAAGGATGCTGGCGCGACGGTCACCCTCGCCTCGCCCAAAGGGGGGCAGCCCCCTCTTGACCCCAAAAGCGATAGTGATGACGCGCAGACCGATTCAACGAACCGCTTTAAAAATGACAAGGAAACGCAGGACGCATTGGCGCACACCAAGGTGCTTTCTGACGTGACGATCGACGGGTTTGATGCGGTGTTTTATCCTGGTGGGCACGGTCCCCTGTGGGATCTTGCGACAGATGCAGACAGCAAACGCCTGATCGAGGCCTTCGCGGCGGCCGACCTACCCGTGGCTGCGGTATGTCACGCGCCCGCCGTGTTCAAATCAACAAACGGGCCAGACGGCAAACCGTTGGTTTCCGGCAAACGGGTCACCGGATTTACCAACACAGAAGAAGACGGCGTTGGCCTGACAGATGTGGTCCCCTTCCTGGTCGAGGACATGTTGAAGGAAAACGGCGGCCATTACGAAAAAGGCGACGACTGGGCGTCCTTTGTGCTGACAGACGGCAAACTGGTGACGGGTCAAAACCCGGCATCTTCCGAAGCGGCAGCAGAAGCTTTGCTGAAATTGCTGAAATAA